The genomic DNA TCGACTAAATCAAGTACTGTTTTAATTTCTTCAAATGTAATGCAAACTTCTGTCCCTTTTCCTGACATAGTTTCTAAAGCAACTTTTACTGGAGTATTTGGTAGAGCTTTATATACCATATTTAGCCCTTTTGCAACATTAGCTAATGCAAGTTCTCTTGGAGCTCCAACAGCTGCACCTGGATGCAATACAACAGTATGTACACCAATTTCTTCTAATCTCATTAATTCTTCTTTTAACAATCTAACTCCCAATTCAAAAGTTTCAGGTTTTACTGTATTTGCTAAATTTATTGTATATGGTCCATGACAAATAACCTTATTGATATCGATGTTATTATCAATTAGCATTTTTTTAAATTCAACAATATTAAGTTTACTTGTTTCAGTTCTTCTAGTATTTTGTGGAGCTCCTGTAAAAAACATTAAAGTATTTGCTCCATTTTCAATTGATTCTTTTGCACTACCAATTAAATAGTTATTGGGTGCATTCATTCCAACATGACTTCCTAAATAAAATTTTTCTTTTTCCATAGTTTATATTGCTCGTTTCTTTCATAATTATTTTAACATAATTAAATTAAAGTAAATATCTCACATAATAGTTTAGTCTTTTATTACTTTAAAAAAAATATCAGCTTTTAAAATTTAAAAAACTGATATTTTTAATGCTATTTTATATATTTTTTGAATTTAAGTGTATTTTCAACATCTTTTTTTAGTAAATCTTTTAATTCTTCAAAACCACTTACTTTAATATTTTCTCTTAATTTTTCAAGTAAAGTAACTTCAACTTTTCAGCCATAAATTTCTTTATCAAAATCTATTAGAAATATTTCAAAAACATCTTGATTCATTTCATTTTTTCAATAACATCCAGAACCTAAAAAGTGTTTTTCCAAACTTTCAACGTAAACATCACAAGCGTATACTCCATAACTTAAAGCTATAAATTCTTCTGTTATTAAATTTATTGTAGGAAAACCAATTGTTCTTCCCCTCTTTTTACCTTCGCTTACTCTTCCAGTAAATTGATAATTTAGATTATTTATTTTTTCAAATTCTTTAAACTTACTTTCCTTTAATAGGTTTAAATTAATTTCAAGATCTTTTGTTTCTTTAGAATCAATTATTATTGCATCCTTTTCTCAACATTTTTCAATGAAATTTGTAGAAAATTTATTTGCTTCTGGTAGATTAAAGTTTTTAGCTACTATCATTTTTTTTATATTTAAAAATCCATTAATATTTTTATAAAGATCAATATCATTCATAGAATTAATCATTGGATTTAATTGATAAAAAACTACATAATCAATTTTATTTTCTTCAGCCTTTTTAATTATATTTTTAGAATTTCAAAGACCATAATTCATTTCTCGAGTGCTTAAAACAAAAAGAGTTGTCTTTATTTTTTCTTTTAATGCTATTTTTTTTAGTAATTCTATTTGTTGATCTTCTTTTTTACTTCAATTTTCAAAGTCTGCTAATAATCCAACTGATTTATCAAGGTGTAACATAATCATTGTCATATTATTATAAAAAAATGTAATAGTATTAGATTTCATTTTTATCACCACTTCTTAATAATTTATAGTTATTTTCTGCTTGTTCAAAATCAAAATTTGTTAAAATTCTTTTTTTAAACTTAAATGCCTGTTTCATACTTGTAAATGTAAAAATAGTAAAGCATTTTGTAC from Spiroplasma endosymbiont of Cantharis nigra includes the following:
- a CDS encoding deoxyribonuclease IV, producing the protein MEKEKFYLGSHVGMNAPNNYLIGSAKESIENGANTLMFFTGAPQNTRRTETSKLNIVEFKKMLIDNNIDINKVICHGPYTINLANTVKPETFELGVRLLKEELMRLEEIGVHTVVLHPGAAVGAPRELALANVAKGLNMVYKALPNTPVKVALETMSGKGTEVCITFEEIKTVLDLVEQKDKVGVCFDTCHMHDAGYDVKNNFDEVVKEFDEKVGLDKLMAIHLNDSKNPISNHKDRHENIGYGYIGFNSLANIVHNPLFKEIPIVLETPWIDGKISPYKVEIEMIKNNKFTNPFKDKEMK
- a CDS encoding riboflavin kinase, yielding MKSNTITFFYNNMTMIMLHLDKSVGLLADFENWSKKEDQQIELLKKIALKEKIKTTLFVLSTREMNYGLWNSKNIIKKAEENKIDYVVFYQLNPMINSMNDIDLYKNINGFLNIKKMIVAKNFNLPEANKFSTNFIEKCWEKDAIIIDSKETKDLEINLNLLKESKFKEFEKINNLNYQFTGRVSEGKKRGRTIGFPTINLITEEFIALSYGVYACDVYVESLEKHFLGSGCYWKNEMNQDVFEIFLIDFDKEIYGWKVEVTLLEKLRENIKVSGFEELKDLLKKDVENTLKFKKYIK